A genomic segment from Yimella sp. cx-51 encodes:
- a CDS encoding ATP-dependent zinc protease, which produces MPARSESTLTVGWREWVSLPDLGVDWMKAKLDTGARTSSIHAYDVEKFERDGERWVRFDIRPWQKSTDDIVSAQLPVHDERDIRSSNGQLQRRLVVSTNLSIAGRRIPTEFTLTDRDEMGFRMLVGREALRQGFLVDSGASYCGGRPPLATRRRNRGRA; this is translated from the coding sequence GTGCCAGCGCGAAGCGAGTCCACCCTCACCGTCGGGTGGCGGGAGTGGGTCTCCCTTCCCGACCTTGGCGTCGACTGGATGAAGGCAAAGCTCGACACCGGAGCGCGCACCTCCTCCATCCACGCCTACGACGTGGAGAAGTTCGAGCGGGACGGCGAGCGCTGGGTGCGTTTCGACATCCGGCCGTGGCAGAAGTCGACCGATGACATCGTCTCGGCACAGTTGCCGGTGCACGACGAGCGCGACATCCGCAGTTCAAACGGCCAACTCCAACGACGTCTCGTGGTGTCGACCAACCTGTCGATCGCCGGGCGACGGATCCCGACGGAGTTCACCCTCACTGACCGCGACGAGATGGGCTTCCGGATGCTGGTCGGTCGAGAAGCCCTGCGCCAGGGCTTCCTCGTCGACTCCGGAGCGTCCTACTGCGGCGGACGTCCCCCCCTTGCCACGCGTCGTCGCAACCGAGGACGCGCATGA
- a CDS encoding RimK family alpha-L-glutamate ligase, with protein sequence MKLAILSRAPRAYSTQRLRTAALERGHDVKVLNTLRFGIDLSTEEPDLQFRGRQLSTYDAVLPRIGASITYFGTAVVRQFEQMDVYTPNTANGIANSRDKLRATQILSRHNIGMPATFFVRNRADVRGAIEQVGGAPVVIKLLEGTQGIGVILAPEVNVAEAIIETLQSTSQNVLIQSFVKESKGRDIRALVVGDRVVAAMRRSAQGDEFRSNVHRGGSVEAVELTPEYEQVAVRSAQIMGLRVAGVDMLEGKDGPLVMEVNSSPGLQGIETATRLDVAGAIIDYIADQVDFPEIDVRQRLAVSTGYGVAELQVHAGSDMVGKSLRDSGLPERDITVLTLHRGTAVTPSPRPGKILEAEDRLLCFGKVDEMRSMIPERRKKRRVKKLARRAITAAESPQISGG encoded by the coding sequence GTGAAACTCGCGATCCTGTCCCGTGCGCCGCGTGCCTACTCCACCCAACGCTTGCGAACCGCCGCCCTCGAACGCGGTCACGACGTGAAGGTGCTCAACACGCTCCGGTTCGGTATCGACCTGTCGACCGAGGAGCCCGACCTGCAGTTCCGCGGACGCCAATTGTCAACATACGACGCGGTATTGCCGCGCATCGGTGCGTCCATCACCTACTTCGGCACCGCCGTGGTGCGCCAGTTCGAGCAGATGGACGTCTACACGCCCAACACCGCGAACGGCATCGCCAACAGCCGCGACAAACTGCGCGCCACCCAGATCCTGTCGCGCCACAACATCGGCATGCCGGCCACGTTCTTCGTCCGCAATCGCGCTGATGTGCGCGGCGCGATCGAGCAGGTCGGCGGGGCGCCGGTCGTCATTAAATTGCTGGAGGGAACGCAGGGCATCGGGGTGATTCTGGCGCCGGAGGTCAACGTCGCCGAAGCGATCATCGAGACGCTGCAGTCGACCTCGCAGAACGTGCTGATCCAGTCGTTCGTGAAGGAGAGCAAGGGCCGCGACATCCGGGCGCTCGTGGTGGGCGACCGCGTGGTCGCGGCGATGCGGCGGTCAGCCCAAGGCGATGAGTTCCGGTCGAACGTGCACCGCGGGGGCAGTGTCGAGGCGGTCGAACTGACCCCCGAGTACGAGCAGGTCGCGGTGCGATCAGCGCAGATCATGGGCCTGCGCGTGGCCGGTGTTGACATGCTCGAGGGCAAGGACGGCCCGCTGGTGATGGAGGTCAACTCCTCGCCGGGACTGCAGGGCATTGAGACCGCCACCCGCCTCGACGTGGCGGGCGCCATCATCGATTACATCGCCGATCAGGTCGACTTCCCCGAGATCGATGTGCGGCAACGTCTGGCCGTCTCGACCGGTTACGGCGTCGCCGAACTCCAGGTGCACGCCGGCTCCGACATGGTCGGCAAGTCGCTGCGCGACTCCGGCTTGCCCGAGCGCGACATCACCGTGCTGACTTTGCACCGCGGCACCGCTGTCACCCCGAGCCCGCGTCCGGGGAAGATCCTCGAGGCCGAGGACCGACTGCTGTGCTTCGGCAAGGTGGACGAGATGCGGTCGATGATTCCCGAGCGTCGCAAGAAGCGCCGTGTGAAGAAGCTGGCAAGGCGGGCGATCACCGCAGCGGAAAGCCCCCAGATTTCTGGTGGTTGA
- a CDS encoding succinylglutamate desuccinylase/aspartoacylase family protein — translation MKRESFAIGNVRVRAGSTQSTELPITRLVTGAEISLPIRVVHGKFDGPVVWVNAAIHGDEVVGVEVIREVLATLSPKAFHGTLIAVPIVNVHGFLAGDRYLPDRRDLNRSFPGSARGSLAGRIAHLFLQEVVAKCEVGIDLHTGADQRTNLPQIRADLDDPRTRELTEAFAAPVMLHSEIRDGSLRHVAGERGARVLLYEAGESRRFDDWAIDAGVIGVRRVLAALGMIEAFENQPVEPSVECRGSGWVRARRTGILRLDAHLGQRVTHGERLGALYDSFGKTLRAVYADRDGVIIGHTNAPLVNSGDALVHIASVVA, via the coding sequence ATGAAGCGCGAGTCGTTCGCGATCGGCAACGTGCGGGTGCGGGCGGGCTCCACGCAGTCGACCGAACTCCCCATCACCCGCCTGGTCACCGGCGCCGAGATCTCGTTGCCGATCCGCGTGGTCCACGGCAAGTTCGACGGCCCGGTGGTCTGGGTCAACGCCGCCATCCACGGTGATGAAGTGGTGGGCGTCGAAGTTATCCGTGAAGTGCTGGCGACGTTGTCTCCCAAGGCTTTTCACGGCACGCTCATCGCGGTGCCGATCGTCAACGTCCACGGATTCCTGGCCGGAGACCGCTACCTGCCCGACCGGCGCGATCTCAACCGCAGCTTCCCCGGCTCAGCGCGCGGGTCACTCGCCGGACGGATCGCGCACCTGTTCCTGCAGGAGGTCGTGGCCAAGTGCGAGGTGGGCATCGACCTGCACACCGGGGCTGACCAGCGCACCAACCTGCCGCAGATCCGCGCCGACCTGGACGACCCGCGCACCCGCGAGCTCACCGAAGCCTTCGCGGCACCGGTCATGCTCCACTCCGAGATCCGGGACGGCTCACTACGCCACGTCGCCGGCGAACGCGGGGCACGCGTCCTGCTCTACGAAGCGGGCGAATCCCGGCGCTTCGACGACTGGGCCATCGACGCCGGTGTGATCGGCGTGCGCCGGGTGCTGGCCGCGCTGGGCATGATCGAAGCCTTCGAGAACCAGCCCGTCGAGCCGTCCGTCGAATGCCGAGGCAGCGGCTGGGTGCGCGCCCGTCGCACCGGCATCCTGCGCCTCGACGCCCACCTCGGCCAACGGGTCACCCACGGCGAGCGACTCGGCGCGCTCTACGACTCGTTCGGCAAGACGCTGCGCGCGGTCTACGCCGATCGCGACGGCGTCATCATCGGCCATACCAACGCGCCGCTGGTCAACTCCGGTGACGCACTCGTGCACATCGCGTCCGTAGTTGCCTGA